Proteins encoded in a region of the Osmerus mordax isolate fOsmMor3 chromosome 17, fOsmMor3.pri, whole genome shotgun sequence genome:
- the slc26a5 gene encoding prestin, whose protein sequence is MERVTLSEEDEPSPLVYRVERPVYDEAFLDTQLLHHRVRSPKTLQKRLAQHVRCSSERAKAIALSFLPILTWLPSYPVKEYLFGDVVSGISTGVMQLPQGLAYAMLAAVPPVYGLYSSFYPVLLYTFFGTSRHVSIGTFAVISLMIGGVVVREAPDSMFTMQALNGTNGTLVDTEARDTRRVELAVVLTTLVGIIQLVFGLLRFGFVAIYLTEPLVRGFTTAAAVHVCVSQLKYLLGVKTPRFSGPFSALYSLRAVVSDITSTNVTTLTVGLVCVVFLYGVKVVNERFKSKLPVPIPGEIIVVIVSTGLSYGLSLSEGYLVDVVGKIPTGLLPPAVPTFSLLPNLVTDSFAIAIVGFSMGISLAKTFALKHGYSVDGNQELIALGICNFVSSFFHTFAITCSMSRSLVQESTGGKTQIAGLLASLVVLLVVVAIGFVFQPLPQTVLAAIIMVNLLGMFKQLRDIPVLWRTSKIELAIWIVSFVASVLLGLDYGLLVAVGFAILTVIYRTQSPKTLILGQVSDTGLYCDVDEYEEATECKGIKIFHSNSSIYFANSDIYVNALKRKTGVDPTQLQAARKLQKKRFKKEKAERDKLNQKSPQKMNAVVKLDLEQGVTHEVVGGGVSQTHLNLLGNGQTAEASTEESDSEVVSFLQPLSPVRSIILDWTPVNFIDSVGAKVIRLLVKEYAAVDIQVLLAGCSRTLLAELRSLQFFSGVVTPEMVFPTVHDAVLHCQCHTVPHVNHTVQ, encoded by the exons ATGGAACGTGTGACGCTTAGCGAGGAGGATGAGCCCTCTCCGCTCGTGTACCGTGTGGAGCGTCCCGTCTACGACGAGGCCTTCCTCGACACCCAACTTCTGCATCACAGGGTCAGGAGCCCCAAGACCCTCCAGAAGAGGCTGGCGCAGCATGTCAG GTGTTCGTCTGAAAGGGCCAAAGCCATTGCTCTGAGTTTCCTTCCCATCCTTACATGGCTGCCGTCTTATCCAGTCAAGGAGTACCTCTTTGGCGACGTGGTTTCAGGCATCAGCACAGGGGTCATGCAACTTCCTCAAG gTCTTGCCTATGCGATGCTGGCTGCTGTGCCCCCTGTTTATGGCCTCTACTCCTCCTTCTACCCTGTCCTGCTGTATACCTTCTTTGGGACCTCCAGACATGTATCCATAG GCACGTTTGCAGTGATCAGCCTGATGATCGGCGGCGTGGTGGTGAGGGAGGCCCCAGACTCCATGTTCACCATGCAGGCCCTGAACGGGACCAACGGCACCCTGGTGGACACCGAGGCCCGGGACACCAGGAGGGTGGAGCTGGCCGTGGTCCTCACCACCCTGGTGGGAATCATCCAG ctGGTGTTTGGGCTGCTCCGGTTCGGCTTCGTGGCCATCTACCTGACGGAGCCTCTGGTCCGAGGCTTCACCACCGCCGCAGCCGTCCACGTCTGTGTGTCCCAGCTCAAATACCTGCTGGGCGTGAAGACCCCCCGCTTCAGCGGGCCCTTCTCAGCCCTCTAT AGCTTGAGGGCCGTGGTGAGTGACATCACCAGCACCAACGTCACCACGCTCACCGTGGGCCTGGTGTGCGTCGTGTTCCTGTACGGGGTCAAGGTCGTCAACGAGCGCTTCAAGAGCAAGCTGCCCGTCCCCATCCCCGGGGAGATCATCGTGGTCATCGTCTCCACCGGCCTCTCCTACGGCCTCAGCCTATCAGAGGGCTACCTGGTCGACGTGGTCGGGAAGATCCCCACAGG GCTCCTCCCTCCGGCGGTCCCCACTTTCTCCCTTCTACCAAACTTGGTCACGGATTCCTTCGCCATAGCCATCGTGGGCTTCTCCATGGGGATCTCTCTGGCCAAGACCTTTGCCCTGAAGCATGGCTACAGCGTGGATGGCAACCAG GAGCTGATCGCCCTGGGGATATGCAACTTTGTCAGCTCCTTCTTCCACACCTTCGCCATCACCTGTTCTATGTCTCGCAGCCTGGTGCAGGAGAGTACTGGGGGCAAGACGCAG ATAGCCGGCCTGCTTGCTTCACTGGTGGTGTTGCTGGTGGTTGTGGCCATTGGGTTTGTCTTCCAGCCCCTGCCACAG ACGGTGCTGGCTGCCATCATCATGGTGAATCTGCTGGGCATGTTCAAACAGCTGAGGGacattccagtcctgtggagaaCCAGCAAGATTGAGCTG gctatCTGGATTGTTTCCTTTGTAGCTTCTGTCCTGTTGGGACTAGATTATGGCCTGCTCGTGGCTGTAGGATTTGCAATACTGACCGTCATCTACAGAACACAAAG CCCAAAGACTCTGATCCTGGGACAGGTGTCCGACACGGGGCTGTACTGCGATGTGGACGAGTATGAAGAG GCAACAGAATGCAAGGGGATCAAAATCTTCCACTCCAACTCCTCGATCTATTTTGCAAACAGCGACATTTATGTGAATGCCCTCAAACGGAAG ACAGGAGTTGACCCCACTCAGCTTCAGGCTGCAAGAAAACTCCAGAAAAAAAGATTTAAGAAAGAGAAAGCTGAGAGGGACAAACTGAACCAGAAGTCGCCCCAGAAAATGAATGCTGTGGTCAAACTG GACTTGGAGCAAGGCGTGACCCACGAGGTTGTGGGTGGAGGCGTGTCCCAGACCCACCTGAACCTGCTGGGGAACGGGCAGACAGCCGAGGCCAGCACCGAGGAGTCCGACTCTGAGGTGGTCAGCTTCCTGCAGCCCCTCAGCCCTGTCCGCTCCATCATCCTGGACTGGACCCCGGTCAACTTCATCGACTCTGTGGGAGCCAAGGTCATCAGATTG
- the tspan33a gene encoding tetraspanin-33, whose amino-acid sequence MGRRRGQEYDEDFTFVSPVVKYLLFIFNLIFWIISLVMVSIGVYARMMKQAEAAMACLSVDPAILLMVVGVLMFLITFTGCVGSLRENICLLQTFCICLTIIFLLQLAAGVLGFVFSDKARNRVTEIINRAIVHYRDDIDLQNLIDFGQKEFSCCGGVTYTDWSQNMYFNCTPDNPSRERCSVPFSCCLISKDQAVINTMCGQGMQELKYLEAGAFIYTNGCIDKLVNWIHSNLFLLGGIALGLAIPQLVGILLSQVLINQIKDQIELQNYNQLHHSDPWG is encoded by the exons ATGGGGAGAAGAAGGGGACAGGAATATGACGAGGACTTCACGTTTGTTAGTCCagtggtcaaatatttacttttCATTTTCAACTTAATTTTTTGG ATTATCTCCTTGGTGATGGTATCCATTGGTGTGTATGCCCGGATGATGAAGCAGGCAG AGGCCGCTATGGCCTGTCTGTCCGTGGACCCTGCCATCCTGTTGATGGTCGTGGGGGTGTTGATGTTTCTCATCACCTTCACTGGCTGTGTGGGCTCCCTTAGAGAGAACATCTGCCTCCTGCAAACG TTCTGCATCTGCCTGACAATAATCTTCCTGCTTCAGTTAGCTGCTGGCGTCCTTGGCTTTGTCTTCTCAGATAAG GCTCGTAATAGAGTGACTGAGATCATCAACAGGGCTATCGTTCATTACAGGGATGACATTGATCTTCAAAACCTCATTGATTTCGGACAGAAAGAA TTCAGCTGCTGTGGAGGTGTGACATATACCGACTGGTCCCAGAACATGTACTTTAACTGCACTCCAGACAACCCCAGCCGAGAGCGCTGCTCTGTCCCGTTCTCCTGCTGCCTCATATCCAAAGACCAG GCGGTCATCAACACGATGTGTGGCCAGGGGATGCAGGAGCTGAAGTACTTGGAGGCTGGAGCCTTCATCTATACCAACGGCTGCATCGACAAGCTGGTGAACTGGATCCACAGCAACCTGTTTCTGCTCGGGGGCATAGCCCTGGGCCTGGCCATaccacag CTGGTGGGGATCCTCTTGTCCCAAGTCCTGATCAACCAGATCAAGGACCAGATCGAGCTTCAGAACTACAACCAGCTGCACCATTCTGATCCATGGGGCTGA